One window of Trifolium pratense cultivar HEN17-A07 linkage group LG5, ARS_RC_1.1, whole genome shotgun sequence genomic DNA carries:
- the LOC123885155 gene encoding flowering-promoting factor 1-like protein 1, translated as MSGVWLFNNANGVMRLVDGSEAMEGGRHGSGGRRKVLVHTASNEIITSYAVLERKLYSMGWERYYDDPDLLQFHKHSTIDLISLPMDFNRFKSMHMYDIVVKNKHSFEVRDMMM; from the coding sequence ATGTCAGGGGTTTGGCTTTTCAACAACGCTAACGGCGTGATGAGGCTAGTGGACGGCTCAGAGGCCATGGAAGGCGGTCGCCATGGGTCAGGTGGACGGCGCAAGGTGCTTGTTCACACCGCAAGCAACGAGATCATCACATCTTATGCGGTTTTAGAGCGAAAACTTTATTCCATGGGATGGGAGCGTTACTATGATGACCCTGACCTCCTTCAGTTCCACAAACACTCCACCATTGATCTTATTTCCCTTCCTATGGATTTCAATAGGTTCAAATCCATGCACATGTATGACATAGTTGTGAAGAACAAGCACTCCTTTGAAGTTAGGGACATGATGATGTAG